The following are encoded in a window of Longimicrobiaceae bacterium genomic DNA:
- a CDS encoding phosphopantetheine-binding protein codes for MTREAVVDVVTRNIRMNVDGLPAGEIDTSRSMKELGASSLDIVEIVSGSMRELRIRVPRTELAKLKNVDDLVDLFVRSAAAA; via the coding sequence ATGACGCGTGAAGCCGTCGTGGACGTGGTGACCCGGAACATCCGCATGAACGTGGACGGCCTCCCGGCCGGTGAGATCGACACCTCGCGCTCCATGAAGGAGCTGGGCGCCAGCAGCCTGGACATCGTGGAGATCGTCTCCGGTTCCATGCGCGAGCTGCGCATCCGCGTGCCCCGCACCGAGCTCGCGAAGCTGAAGAACGTCGACGACCTGGTCGACCTGTTCGTCCGCTCCGCCGCGGCGGCCTGA